CGTTTCGGTCAAACACACAAGTTGGTCAGTGCATATATGCGTGCCCTCTGGGAAATTCGACAACCGAGGGATAAAGTAGAAGACCTGAGGCAGTTTTACGACACTTTAGAAAGCTACATACGGGGCTTAGAGTCACTCGGCAAAGTACAGGACTCATACGGAGATTTGCTTGTGCCTGTAATTATCGACAAAATTCCAGGGAGAATTCGAACACTGATTACATCGGAGCATGGTGATAAAGAGTGGCGTCTTCAGGATCTACGTACTGCcattttgaaggaaattcaCGCAGCGGAAGCTGGCACCTCATCGGGACAAACTACTGACGTCACAGACCCCCAGCCAACGGCGGCCTTTCTCGTAAAAAACAATCATCGTTCGCCTTCGCAGCAAAAGACCATAAGCTTAAAGAGTCGCCCCTGTGTATTCTGCAAGGCATCACACTCGCCTACAGTTTGTGCGGTTGTAACTGACCCTGTCAAACGAATGGAAATTGTCAAAAGAGATTTGTTATGTTTCAACTGTTTTGGAACACACAAAGCTGCAGCCTGTAAATCCAAGTTCAGATGTAGGAAGTGCAGCCGAAAACACCATACTGCCCTCTGTAATGGCGCTGATCACATTGCAAAGAAACCAGAAAGTGAAACTGTTACGGTACACAGTAAACTTGCACTTGGAGACCAGAAACATCCGTGTGGACCAGTCTTGTTGAAGACTGCTGTCACTACTGCTGTGAATGGAAATAATCGCATCAAGGTCAATGTCTTACTCGACGAGGGTTCACAGCGATCGTTCATTACCGATGACTGCGCTAATCTACTCAAACTACAGATGCAAGGGACTGAGAAAATCAACTTGGCGCCCTTTGGCTCAACTTCGAATGGTATTCGTGCCATGAACAACACAACTGTTCATCTTGAAACGGTCACCGGACCTAACATATCAGTTAAAGTGCTCATAATACCAAGAATTTCAACTCCCATGAGAACTCATTTAACAAGATCAGTGCTAGATCTTCCACATTTAAAGGAACTCAGCATTGCTCAACGTCTTGGTAGTGAAGCGGCAGAAATTGACATTCTCATTGGGGCAGACTACTATTGGACAGTAGTGGGAGATGATATTCGTAGAGGTCCTGGACCAACAGCCATGTCGTCCAAATTTGGATATCTGCTTTCAGGACCAACCAACATAGAGAGTACTGTGGGTACAAGCTCATCAACAACAATACTGCATGTCATGACTGACAGTAAGGCAGACCAAGAGATAATGTCGCAATACTGGGACTTAGAGACTTTAGGCATCAAGGAGAACTACAACACGGATATCACCAACAAcgtttggtttgaaaatatcgTGAAACACACTTGGAAAGGTCATCGAAAGGTCAATACATCGCAAGTTTGCCATGGCGTGAAGACCATCCACCACTACCCACAAATTCCGAGATTGCCAATTTGAGAACCCGATCAATGGTACGCAGACTAGAACCAGAACTCAGACATAaatatgatgacatcatcatgcATCAAGTAGCCAAGGGATTTATCAGCAAGATGGATAATGCAGACAATTCCAAGGGTCATTACTTGCCACACCATGCAGTCAGGAAGGATTCTGAAACTACACCTATCCGTATTGTGTATGATTGTAGCTGCCAGAAATCATCAGAACAACCAAGCCTCAACGATTGTTTAGAGACAGGTCCGCACTTGTTGAATGATCTGAGCGCTATACTGTTACGTTTTCGAGCACACAACGTAGGATTTACGAGTGATATCGAGAAGGCATTTCTTCATGTGCAGCTGGCCGACAAAGATCGTGACTATACCAAGTTCCTGTGGATTTCAGATCCTGACAATCCAGAGAGTCAGTTTGAAACATACCGTTTCAATGTGGTGCTGTTTGGTGCAGTGTGTTCACCATTCATCTTGAACTCTGTTGTGAAAACACACCTTGAAGAAAACCCATCGCACGTCACATCAGATATCGCAAAGAACGTGTACGTGGACAATATCGTTAGCGGTGCTGTTGATACAAAGGACACAATGACATACTACGAAGAAGCAAACTCTGTCATGTCCAGTGGTGGCTTTCGACTACGATCATGGGTATCAAATGACGAGAAACTGAATGAAGTTGCGAAGAATGACGAAATAGCAGAATCGAAGGGTGAAGTCAGTACTCTTGGTATGAAATGGATAACGCAGTCTGATAAGTTAACATATGTGGAGAAAAACTTCGATGAAGACAGCCCTACCACAAAACGAGAGATAGTACGCACCACATCAAGTATCTTTGACCCATTCGGATACCTTTCGCCAGTCCATGTGAGTGCAAAGAAGCTCATCCAAGAACTGTGGCAACAAAAACGAGGATGGGACGAACAAATACCTGAACATTTAGAGCAGGAATGGCACAAAATTCGGAGCAACCTCAAAGATGCCCTAGACATACAGATCAACCGCCAGTACAtcaaagagttaacacaagaaAAGGAATGTGAACTTCATGTGTTTTCCGATGCCAGTCAGAGTGCTTATGGTGCTGCAGTGTACATAAAGCATGGTAAACTAACGTCGCTTGTTATGGCCAAGAGTCGTGTAAAGCCCCTGAAGGATATCTCACTGCCATGCTTAGAACTGATGGGTGCTGTCATAGCAACCAGACTCGCAAACCATGTGACAAATGCTCTGCATGGTACACTTTCCCTCACAAAGACAACAGTATGGATCGACAACCAAGCAGTTATCCATTGGATTGTGGGAAACAAGAAGCTACCAGTCTTCGTACAAAATAGAGTCAACGAAATCAAAAAGCATGATTTCGAAGTAAAATACTGCCCCACAAAGGATAACCCGGCAGACTTACTCACGAGAGGAATCACAGCCAGTGAGTTGAGAAACTCAGACCTATGGTGGAAGGGTCCACATTGGTTAAGTGAAGGCGATTGGCCGATCTGCAACATCTTCGATAGCAAAGTGCTACTGCAACATGAAGCAATCAATCAACCAGACAAGACCAGCATGTCAACCACAAGCCCAGCTGACAAGACCGTGGAATTCGGTATCCACAAACTGATTGATGCCAACCGCTACAGCTCCCTGAGAAAACTGCTTCATGTCACCGCATACGTACTGAAGTTTACTTCAAAACTGAGAGGAAGCAAGACTTCCATGGGGAACCCTAACATTTCAGTGCAAGATATCAGAGACGCGGAAGCCCTATGGATCACAGGAATT
This is a stretch of genomic DNA from Ptychodera flava strain L36383 chromosome 21, AS_Pfla_20210202, whole genome shotgun sequence. It encodes these proteins:
- the LOC139120934 gene encoding uncharacterized protein — translated: MVRRLEPELRHKYDDIIMHQVAKGFISKMDNADNSKGHYLPHHAVRKDSETTPIRIVYDCSCQKSSEQPSLNDCLETGPHLLNDLSAILLRFRAHNVGFTSDIEKAFLHVQLADKDRDYTKFLWISDPDNPESQFETYRFNVVLFGAVCSPFILNSVVKTHLEENPSHVTSDIAKNVYVDNIVSGAVDTKDTMTYYEEANSVMSSGGFRLRSWVSNDEKLNEVAKNDEIAESKGEVSTLGMKWITQSDKLTYVEKNFDEDSPTTKREIVRTTSSIFDPFGYLSPVHVSAKKLIQELWQQKRGWDEQIPEHLEQEWHKIRSNLKDALDIQINRQYIKELTQEKECELHVFSDASQSAYGAAVYIKHGKLTSLVMAKSRVKPLKDISLPCLELMGAVIATRLANHVTNALHGTLSLTKTTVWIDNQAVIHWIVGNKKLPVFVQNRVNEIKKHDFEVKYCPTKDNPADLLTRGITASELRNSDLWWKGPHWLSEGDWPICNIFDSKVLLQHEAINQPDKTSMSTTSPADKTVEFGIHKLIDANRYSSLRKLLHVTAYVLKFTSKLRGSKTSMGNPNISVQDIRDAEALWITGIQAEMYVNEIATLRKTRTMREPLVRQLRLFIDRDGILRLGGRLHNAPINEETKFPILLPRNHAFTRLVIQQAHIRVLHSGMQATVTNIRQRYWIPRIRESVKAVLRKCVKCRKIAGKSYRMQITPPLQSYRVSDTPPFTVTGIDFTGALHVISPTRNSDARNSEDKVYICLFTCASTRAVHLEVVTDLSTKTFLNAFRRFSAGHSLPSKIVSDNASTYMSAADEIRKIVESRQVQRHMINNRVEWLFIPKRAPWFGGFWERLIGLTKTAIKKVLGRARITLDELTTVVAEVETMLNERPLTYVGDDVSLTPSLLLYGRNINTLPLELTDDSEITDPTFTVSTREYRSDLENRARHLAKLKNHFWRRWYTEYLPALHERHYVKGKAGNAIKTGDVVIVHSDDKHRLNWNLAVVEELKYGHDGLVRSATIRTKQGNTTRPISKLYPLELSCKSDRTSADVVEDNTRTDLQETDVPNVKGRSMRKSAVKARENIKQWTQSLSDQ
- the LOC139120933 gene encoding uncharacterized protein; amino-acid sequence: MTENSAETPEASGPNNGAQPRPKRSRAGHRTRMERLLQQAEELMEQPVNTDRLDTLSGLIKTMEEKIKTIRLLDETILQDTTDDGYNDELIEQDEVTTGFILRIEKVRRYFTRQENEVSAVTTQANTSPPQNDNVSKRTVHLPKLSLPRFAGDLLQWKTFHDSFDSAVNQDSSLSNVQKFQYLRGQLDDEASRVIEGLALTNDNYEKAMDLLRARFGQTHKLVSAYMRALWEIRQPRDKVEDLRQFYDTLESYIRGLESLGKVQDSYGDLLVPVIIDKIPGRIRTLITSEHGDKEWRLQDLRTAILKEIHAAEAGTSSGQTTDVTDPQPTAAFLVKNNHRSPSQQKTISLKSRPCVFCKASHSPTVCAVVTDPVKRMEIVKRDLLCFNCFGTHKAAACKSKFRCRKCSRKHHTALCNGADHIAKKPESETVTVHSKLALGDQKHPCGPVLLKTAVTTAVNGNNRIKVNVLLDEGSQRSFITDDCANLLKLQMQGTEKINLAPFGSTSNGIRAMNNTTVHLETVTGPNISVKVLIIPRISTPMRTHLTRSVLDLPHLKELSIAQRLGSEAAEIDILIGADYYWTVVGDDIRRGPGPTAMSSKFGYLLSGPTNIESTVGTSSSTTILHVMTDSKADQEIMSQYWDLETLGIKENYNTDITNNVWFENIVKHTWKGHRKVNTSQVCHGVKTIHHYPQIPRLPI